A region from the Fusarium musae strain F31 chromosome 1, whole genome shotgun sequence genome encodes:
- a CDS encoding hypothetical protein (EggNog:ENOG41), producing MSGSTSTSIDAGIVVAATPHSQDTGVAAAPVDTNAKNNSSAQPGATFLHSPPNSNNTAKSDGSDSELSDLEDEPILSDPPQPVSSSDNVSSGDKKENAEEDIDIGEVLPDSWSGAVPIFKPTMHQFKDFKRFMEAVDSYGMKSGIIKVIPPQEWKDALPKLDDLVKQVKVREPIKQDIMGSNGTYRQVNILHGRSYNLPQWRQLCNQSEHQPPARRGERRANAEKPKPRTRAATATVAKPPDPSTPKKRGRGRPAKRGGRGKRHKQEQADDNEDRPMTPVSPKPEIAETEDKPVESVEKDPGEEVEEDCEPTVGRMGGLRQARTKTQTVSARRKYSRREGSAMIDEAAFKDWDYKMDISEYTPERCEELERAYWKTLTYAPPLYGADLMGTLFDESTEQWNLNKLPNLLDVLGEKVPGVNTAYLYLGMWKATFAWHLEDVDLYSINYLHFGAPKQWYSISQADARRFEAAMKNIWPTDAKACDQFLRHKGFLISPQHLKSHYNITVNKCVSYPGEFVVTYPYGYHSGYNLGYNCAEAVNFALDSWLDIGKIAKKCECAEAQDSVWINVYDIERKLRGEETEYEETEDEEEDDDDEEGGMPTPPSGSGVKFRLAGRKRKRVPGDKGGQVKKIRLRLKSKVEPPCCLCPNDTPSADLLPTDDGRKAHRLCAHYLPETYTETIDGQETVVNVSKIHKDRFELKCLYCRSKQGACFQCSQKRCARAYHATCAAAAGVFVEEEEIPVFGEDGTEYKEQAFEFSCRYHRTKRDKKLDGDALETDSRVRTAASNLQPGETCQLQHFKGDIFAGVVVENRHDEQTLLIDILPNGYARIHEKLDLVKSKLIACSDRLEVEWKWLLVPDPADYRLPKASSKAIPMPASQKAKEKLKTKRLHDGKPQKDDPFVEGCTWAEFNSHPVTNKEQVKIDFCKPDQIWYYLPKNSTEARAQFTEDPRNPRHNPRGNFLSTVPKPVKPPRPVPVYPPRQAYQPAVPYPAARLDKPYVYKPRTPASHNYPVMGNFTTQRFTPTAPSPAQQQPGSYRYPYAQPLSIGQQAAPAYSAQRFEVRQSPAYTPPANTPRIQSPANTLPHRYQQDQWHGRHTAALPAPTPSHPGVAHPYPQPYQAPAPVNHHQASQARVAPQADISIFQKYPFFQVNHNRDSTKYRTPYATWGGFTNGYEGNFRAHIITNKDAYLNGTIKDNRFQGNQNFGAYQPPHHLPPGHGHHASPGSQPRISQQPDLKQVPTPSLGTGTHSFNQFPRPAIKQQYLPPMPMQTHAPVPAPAQVQAQAQPQAQPQKSTPKPQQRPLQKPPQKAEEKPQQKPPQTAQPPNQSSKPKIGTIFKEYKIPPKESPVPLPANFLASMAPTSKTPASVASGKPILQQAEGKGSPCTPTAAKPIQASQQTSSNGQPMNNQKLGAKVSKTPIPIPRLPGIAQFSSQGSASASASTPTPTQQQGASPSQDSKSTCTASNLVHATDTTVPATNTSSGQQDFADVPGGESMEFMDRLMASIRTIASRDNAV from the exons ATGTCGGGGTCGACGTCCACGTCGATCGACGCTGGCATTGTTGTCGCTGCTACACCACATTCTCAAGATACAGGCGTTGCGGCTGCGCCTGTCGATACCAACGCCAAAAATAACTCGAGCGCTCAGCCTGGCGCTACCTTTTTGCATTCGCCTCCCAATAGCAACAACACGGCGAAGTCTGATGGTTCCGATTCTGAGTTGAgcgatcttgaagatgaaccCATCCTGAGCGATCCACCGCAGCCTGTTTCTTCTAGCGACAATGTCAGCAGCGGAGATAAGAAGGAAAatgctgaagaagacatTGACATTGGGGAGGTCCTGCCAGATTCCTGGTCCGGTGCTGTTCCTATCTTCAAGCCCACCATGCACCAGTTCAAGGATTTCAAGCGCTTC ATGGAAGCCGTCGATAGCTATGGAATGAAATCCGGCATCATCAAAGTTATCCCCCCGCAAGAATGGAAAGACGCCCTTCCCAAACTCGACGACCTTGTGAAGCAGGTCAAAGTTCGAGAGCCGATCAAGCAAGATATTATGGGATCCAATGGAACCTACCGCCAAGTCAACATCCTTCACGGACGATCCTACAACCTGCCCCAGTGGCGCCAGTTATGCAATCAGAGCGAACACCAACCACCGGCTAGACGTGGTGAGCGACGCGCCAATGCCGAGAAGCCCAAACCACGAACTCGAGCTGCGACCGCGACTGTGGCTAAACCTCCCGATCCTTCGACTCCTAAGAAGAGAGGTAGGGGGCGGCCTGCCAAGCGAGGAGGCAGAGGGAAGCGACACAAGCAAGAACAGGCGGATGATAATGAAGACCGGCCTATGACTCCGGTCTCACCCAAGCCAGAGATTGCCGAGACTGAGGACAAACCTGTCGAGTCAGTAGAGAAGGACCCtggtgaagaggttgaggaggattGTGAACCTACCGTTGGTCGCATGGGTGGCCTCCGACAGGCAAGAACCAAGACACAAACAGTCTCGGCCCGTCGCAAATACAGTCGCCGAGAGGGATCCGCTATGATCGACGAAGCTGCCTTTAAAGACTGGGATTACAAGATGGACATATCCGAGTATACCCCCGAGCGCTGTGAGGAACTTGAGAGGGCTTACTGGAAGACCCTTACCTACGCACCTCCCCTCTACGGCGCTGATCTGATGGGTACGCTTTTTGATGAATCGACCGAACAGTGGAATTTGAACAAGCTGCCTAATCTTTTGGATGTCTTGGGTGAAAAAGTGCCAGGAGTCAACACAGCCTATCTCTACCTAGGCATGTGGAAAGCAACTTTTGCttggcatcttgaagatgttgatcttTACAGTATTAACTACCTTCACTTCGGTGCTCCCAAGCAGTGGTATAGTATCTCCCAAGCCGATGCCCGGCGGTTCGAGGCGGCGATGAAAAACATATGGCCTACAGATGCCAAAGCCTGCGACCAGTTTCTCCGTCATAAAGGATTCCTCATCTCGCCTCAGCATTTGAAATCGCATTATAACATTACTGTTAACAAATGCGTATCTTATCCTGGAGAGTTCGTCGTGACCTATCCATATGGATACCATTCTGGTTACAATCTGGGCTACAACTGTGCCGAAGCTGTCAATTTCGCACTCGATTCTTGGCTAGACATCGGCAAAATCGCCAAAAAGTGCGAGTGTGCCGAAGCGCAAGACAGTGTCTGGATTAATGTCTACGACATCGAGCGTAAATTACGCGGAGAAGAAACAGAATATGAAGAAACcgaggacgaagaggaagatgacgatgatgaagaaggtggCATGCCAACACCACCTTCTGGCTCGGGTGTCAAGTTCAGACTGGCTGGTCGTAAGCGAAAGCGTGTACCTGGCGACAAGGGAGGccaggtcaagaagatcagACTTCGTCTCAAATCGAAAGTCGAACCACCCTGCTGCCTCTGCCCTAACGATACTCCATCGGCCGATCTGTTGCCCACAGATGATGGTCGAAAAGCTCATCGACTTTGCGCGCACTATCTGCCAGAGACGTATACGGAAACAATTGATGGACAAGAGACAGTCGTCAACGTGTCGAAAATCCACAAGGATCGGTTCGAACTCAAGTGTCTCTATTGCCGCTCCAAACAGGGTGCTTGCTTCCAGTGTTCCCAAAAGAGATGCGCCCGGGCTTATCATGCAACATGCGCGGCTGCAGCTGGTGTtttcgttgaagaagaagaaatcccAGTCTTCGGCGAAGATGGCACAGAATACAAGGAGCAAGCCTTTGAGTTCAGCTGTCGATACCATCGGACGAAGCGAGATAAGAAGCTTGATGGAGATGCATTGGAGACTGACTCACGAGTTCGGACGGCAGCTTCAAACCTTCAGCCTGGCGAGACCTGCCAGTTGCAACACTTCAAAGGAGATATCTTTGCCGGTGTTGTGGTTGAAAACCGGCATGATGAGCAAACGTTGCTTATTGACATCTTGCCAAATGGGTATGCTAGAATCCATGAGAAACTCGATCTCGTCAAATCTAAACTAATTGCTTGCAGTGACCGCCTCGAAGTCGAATGGAAATGGCTACTGGTACCCGATCCAGCCGACTATCGTCTGCCAAAGGCATCATCAAAGGCCATTCCGATGCCCGCGTcccagaaggccaaggagaagctcaaaaCAAAACGACTTCATGACGGCAAGCCCCAGAAGGACGATCCGTTCGTTGAAGGCTGTACTTGGGCCGAATTCAACAGCCACCCTGTCACAAACAAAGAACAAGTCAAAATCGATTTCTGCAAACCCGACCAAATTTGGTATTACTTGCCCAAGAACTCGACAGAAGCCCGCGCCCAGTTCACCGAGGATCCTCGCAACCCACGTCATAATCCCAGGGGTAATTTCCTATCGACGGTTCCCAAACCCGTCAAACCCCCAAGGCCGGTTCCAGTATATCCTCCCCGACAAGCCTACCAGCCCGCTGTCCCTTATCCTGCAGCGCGACTTGATAAGCCATATGTGTACAAGCCACGAACACCTGCTTCTCACAACTACCCTGTGATGGGCAACTTCACCACTCAGAGGTTTACACCAACTGCCCCTTCACCAGCCCAGCAACAGCCCGGAAGCTATCGTTATCCGTATGCACAACCTCTATCTATAGGACAACAAGCCGCTCCTGCCTACTCTGCGCAAAGGTTTGAGGTTAGGCAATCGCCCGCCTATACACCTCCTGCGAACACACCCAGGATACAGAGTCCTGCGAATACACTACCACACAGGTATCAGCAGGACCAATGGCACGGAAGACATACCGCTGCCCTTCCGGCACCCACCCCTAGTCATCCTGGAGTAGCCCATCCCTATCCGCAACCGTATCAGGCTCCGGCACCTGTAAACCACCACCAGGCATCGCAAGCAAGAGTGGCTCCGCAGGCagatatatctatattcCAAAAGTATCCCTTTTTCCAGGTCAACCACAACAG GGACTCGACTAAGTATCGGACGCCATATGCTACTTGGGGAGGCTTCACCAACGGATACGAGGGCAACTTCAGGGCTCACATCATAACCAACAAGGATGCGTATCTCAACGGTACAATTAAGGATAATAGATTCCAGGGCAATCAGAACTTCGGCGCCTACCAGCCTCCGCATCACCTGCCTCCGGGGCATGGCCACCATGCGTCACCTGGGAGCCAGCCTCGGATCAGCCAACAACCGGACTTGAAGCAAGTGCCCACACCATCTCTGGGAACTGGCACCCATAGCTTCAACCAGTTTCCTCGGCCTGCGATAAAACAACAGTATTTGCCCCCTATGCCTATGCAAACGCATGCACCTGTGCCTGCACCTGCACAAGTACAGGCCCAGGCGCAGCCCCAAGCGCAGCCGCAAAAGTCGACCCCGAAGCCCCAACAGAGGCCTCTACAGAAGCCTCCGCAAAAGGCTGAAGAAAAGCCTCAGCAGAAGCCCCCACAGACCGCTCAGCCCCCTAATCAAAGCAGTAAACCTAAGATTGGGactatttttaaagaatACAAG ATACCCCCGAAAGAGTCGCCAGTGCCGTTGCCTGCAAACTTTCTGGCTTCTATGGCGCCCACGTCCAAGACCCCTGCTTCCGTTGCCTCCGGAAAGCCAATCTTGCAACAAGCCGAGGGCAAAGGCTCACCTTGTACGCCCACGGCTGCAAAACCGATTCAGGCATCTCAGCAGACATCGTCGAATGGGCAGCCTATGAACAATCAAAAACTTGGGGCCAAGGTTTCCAAGACCCCTATTCCAATTCCGCGATTGCCGGGCATTGCTCAGTTCTCTTCGCAAGGttcagcctcagcttcagcctcaaccccaaccccaacaCAACAGCAGGGTGCTTCACCTTCCCAGGATAGCAAGTCGACATGTACGGCTTCAAATTTGGTACACGCGACCGATACAACTGTGCCGGCGACGAACACCTCTTCTGGACAACAAGATTTTGCAGACGTTCCTGGAGGTGAATCGATGGAATTCATGGACCGACTTATGGCGAGCATACGTACAATAGCCAGTCGCGACAACGCAGTCTGA
- a CDS encoding hypothetical protein (EggNog:ENOG41), whose amino-acid sequence MSITAWTDEDVRAALVPQNEFPPCSYLRGTRLGRGACASVYKVLNVKTGGLFAGKSSPQAVDHLREEARNLTRLNHPQIVKFIEYCEDKHNPAANVLVMELCAGGSLQDRIHDNSKGLNGQDTLRVLLQIGQAVEYLHEQGLFHTDIKPRNIVVRSWAPVNVVLGDCAEVMKVQHIDPRKRPYGTRSYWSPYMEKHSRNSGKSDDIWALGISLLGMMAQWPRCLIKQEKLYPKKCYNHAHELHKLNLGDDRTQILLRLLVWDHNKRITAPQLVKLTAERLEAGPNFVEELKSPEGFQPLVFW is encoded by the exons ATGAGTATCACCGCCTGGACCGACGAGGATGTTCGAGCAGCCCTCGTCCCTCAGAACGAGTTCCCTCCTTGCTCCTATCTTCGAGGAACTCGACTAGGTCGAGGTGCATGTGCCAGCGTCTATAAGGTGCTGAACGTCAAGACCGGAGGCCTATTCGCCGGCAAGTCCTCTCCTCAGGCTGTCGATCACCTACGAGAGGAAGCTAGAAACTTGACTAGACTGAATCAT CCCCAGATTGTCAAGTTCATCGAATACTGTGAGGACAAGCACAACCCAGCCGCCAACGTCCTTGTCATGGAGCTCTGCGCCGGTGGCAGTCTTCAAGACAGAATTCATGACAACTCTAAAGGCCTCAATGGTCAAGACACTCTGCGAGTCTTGCTCCAGATTGGGCAAGCAGTTGAGTATCTCCACGAACAAGGGCTTTTTCATACCGACATCAAGCCACGAAACATCGTGGTTCGATCATGGGCACCAGTCAATGTTGTCCTCGGCGACTGCGCCGAGGTAATGAAGGTCCAACACATTGACCCTCGGAAACGCCCATATGGAACCCGTTCATACTGGTCTCCATATATGGAGAAGCATAGTAGGAACAGCGGGAAAAGCGACGATATTTGGGCACTGGGCATCTCACTTCTCGGGATGATGGCCCAGTGGCCTCGCTGCCTCATTAAACAAGAGAAACTATACCCAAAGAAGTGCTACAACCATGCACACGAGCTACACAAGCTCAATCTTGGTGACGACCGAACCCAGATTCTATTGCGCCTACTGGTGTGGGATCATAACAAGCGGATCACCGCCCCCCAGCTGGTGAAGCTGACGGCTGAGCGTCTGGAGGCTGGCCCTAATTTTGTCGAGGAGCTGAAGTCTCCTGAGGGTTTCCAgcctttggtgttttggtaG